In Persephonella sp. IF05-L8, the following are encoded in one genomic region:
- a CDS encoding TetR/AcrR family transcriptional regulator, which translates to MGQSTRDKLINSAIQIFSQKGFYNTKISDIVQNAGLAQGTFYIYFKSKEDIFLHIVLMIVDQINQTIEKYSSFNDKPEKVIKLFAREVFALLYQYKQIAYIFFFQIICVNEEFQKIYFDTSRKIFEFYKNNLKDFPDNEVRADILIGYGKRLTEVELLINNLSYEEIIQKFDRAIEIITGA; encoded by the coding sequence ATGGGTCAGTCAACCAGGGACAAGCTTATAAACTCGGCGATACAGATTTTTTCCCAAAAGGGATTTTATAACACCAAAATATCTGATATCGTCCAGAATGCTGGACTGGCACAGGGCACATTTTATATCTACTTCAAAAGTAAAGAAGATATATTTCTCCATATTGTTTTGATGATAGTTGACCAGATAAACCAGACCATTGAAAAATATTCCTCTTTTAATGATAAACCGGAAAAAGTAATTAAACTCTTTGCCAGGGAAGTTTTTGCCCTTCTTTATCAATATAAACAGATAGCCTATATATTCTTCTTCCAGATAATCTGTGTAAATGAAGAATTCCAGAAGATATACTTTGACACTTCAAGAAAGATTTTTGAGTTTTATAAAAATAACCTTAAAGACTTTCCGGATAATGAAGTTAGAGCAGATATCCTGATAGGCTATGGCAAAAGACTTACCGAAGTTGAACTTCTAATTAACAATCTTAGCTATGAGGAAATCATACAAAAATTTGACAGGGCAATAGAAATAATAACAGGAGCCTGA
- a CDS encoding DUF86 domain-containing protein, translating into MKRYYQDYINDILEECNYLINRSKHLTFSEFVESEDLKRAFIRSLEIIGEAVKKLPEDIKEGDRTIPWKEIAGMRDKVIHDYFGVDYEVIWLTVKEDIPIFKEKLEKILNP; encoded by the coding sequence GTGAAAAGATACTATCAAGATTACATTAATGATATTTTAGAAGAATGTAATTATCTGATAAATAGAAGTAAACATCTGACATTTTCCGAGTTTGTAGAAAGCGAAGATTTAAAAAGAGCTTTTATTCGAAGTCTGGAAATTATAGGAGAAGCAGTTAAAAAATTACCAGAAGATATAAAAGAGGGAGACAGAACAATTCCTTGGAAGGAAATTGCAGGAATGAGAGATAAAGTAATTCATGACTATTTCGGAGTGGATTATGAAGTAATCTGGTTAACTGTAAAAGAAGATATCCCTATTTTTAAAGAAAAATTAGAGAAAATTTTAAACCCTTGA
- a CDS encoding nucleotidyltransferase family protein — MQNVERIKKILKNHKKELEDKYYVTNIALFGSYAKGSQTLESDIDILVEFKKPITLIHFIKLENYLSDLLGAKVDLVMKNSLKPYIKKQVLKEAIQL, encoded by the coding sequence ATGCAAAATGTAGAAAGAATAAAAAAAATTCTGAAAAATCATAAAAAGGAGTTGGAAGATAAATATTATGTCACAAACATTGCCCTATTTGGTTCTTATGCTAAAGGCTCTCAAACCTTAGAAAGTGATATAGACATTCTTGTAGAGTTTAAGAAACCTATTACACTTATACATTTCATAAAACTGGAAAACTATCTTTCTGATTTACTTGGTGCTAAAGTAGACCTTGTTATGAAGAACTCTTTGAAACCTTATATAAAAAAGCAAGTCCTAAAGGAAGCTATTCAATTGTGA
- the xth gene encoding exodeoxyribonuclease III, translated as MKVCTFNVNSIRTRKDLIIRWLTEKEKDIDILCFQEIKVEDDKFPYKDFEQLGYKAVVYGQKGYNGVATLSRKDFVEVKKGLRDEYFDQQKRILSTKIGDIWVINVYAPHGDLRGGDKYYYKLDWYKRFRQFLDENFSPEDKIIALGDFNIAIEDIDVYDPELLADSIGTMPEEREAFKNILDFGFVDTFRYLYPDKQQFTWWDYIGGAIWKNEGMRIDYILATKPLIPHLKDVYVDLWPRRRRTPKPSDHAPVIAIFEV; from the coding sequence ATGAAAGTATGCACTTTTAATGTAAATTCTATACGAACAAGAAAAGACCTTATAATACGCTGGCTTACAGAAAAGGAAAAGGATATAGATATTCTCTGTTTTCAGGAGATAAAAGTAGAAGATGATAAATTCCCTTATAAAGATTTTGAACAGCTTGGATACAAGGCTGTAGTCTATGGACAGAAAGGATATAACGGTGTTGCAACACTCTCAAGAAAAGATTTTGTAGAAGTCAAAAAAGGTCTTAGGGATGAATACTTTGACCAGCAGAAAAGAATTTTATCCACAAAGATAGGAGATATCTGGGTCATAAATGTGTATGCTCCCCACGGAGATTTAAGAGGCGGAGATAAATACTACTACAAACTGGACTGGTATAAAAGGTTCAGGCAGTTTTTGGACGAAAACTTTTCACCTGAGGATAAGATAATAGCACTTGGGGATTTTAATATTGCCATTGAAGATATAGATGTTTACGACCCGGAGCTTCTTGCTGACAGCATCGGCACAATGCCAGAAGAAAGGGAAGCCTTCAAAAATATCCTTGATTTTGGTTTTGTTGATACTTTCAGATATCTGTATCCGGACAAACAGCAGTTTACATGGTGGGATTATATAGGTGGTGCTATTTGGAAAAATGAAGGAATGAGAATAGATTACATTCTTGCCACAAAACCGTTAATCCCACACCTGAAAGATGTATATGTTGATTTATGGCCAAGGAGAAGAAGAACACCAAAACCATCAGACCACGCACCTGTAATAGCAATATTTGAGGTTTAA
- a CDS encoding YtfJ family protein, translating to MIFLSVIAAVILSIGQVPPVVHLDGKIGGTIDGKPFSTEMIKGKVYLVLYVDPDKRELNEDFTEALKKQHFDHSKFGSIAIINMKATWLPNFVLESILKKKQKKYPHTIYVKDYQKVFVKKWGLKDEDYNVLLFDKNGRLLFYKSGKLTPEDTQKVIQLINQNL from the coding sequence ATGATTTTCCTGAGTGTAATTGCTGCTGTAATCCTTTCTATTGGACAGGTTCCCCCTGTTGTCCATCTGGACGGAAAAATAGGAGGCACAATTGATGGAAAACCATTTTCCACAGAAATGATAAAAGGAAAGGTTTACCTGGTTTTATACGTTGACCCTGATAAAAGAGAGTTAAATGAGGATTTTACCGAAGCATTAAAAAAACAGCATTTTGACCACTCAAAATTTGGTTCAATTGCAATCATAAATATGAAAGCAACATGGCTTCCAAACTTTGTGCTGGAAAGTATTCTGAAGAAAAAGCAGAAAAAATATCCCCATACCATCTATGTGAAAGATTACCAGAAAGTTTTTGTCAAAAAATGGGGTTTAAAGGATGAGGATTACAATGTGCTGCTCTTTGATAAAAATGGCAGATTGTTATTCTACAAATCAGGAAAACTAACCCCAGAAGATACCCAGAAGGTCATCCAGCTTATAAATCAAAATTTATGA
- a CDS encoding CBS domain-containing protein gives MQVVFLTEGADLDALSTAYGITLLYPEAKILLPGALSPGVRLVLKHFEKLFENRLIKKEELSQINTLFLADTNNYRKALKELNEYVSPETKIVIFDHHPVRIKLPNKIEKHIKKTGAAATIVVNKIKRQKIPVSPDQATILALGIYEDTGSFLYEITTPQDLRAASYLISKGADLNLIKNIIEEKIDIQEIEIIHQIVDNIQNFYLKDKKIIFSTAYSSQYIPDISSHLHMIKPLQEADAFFILIAEKTKISIIARSKTPEIDVGKIMSFLGGGGHYTAASATVKGLTVQEIKNYIEMVLIGETHKNRKIKEFMSDQIITVNKNQKLSQIKDLLDKAPVLFVVNKNGKFEGIVITKVLKESLKHGLSEAKVENFIIDSVITFEPETTLVEAEKQIINSSQEYFPVLKKGKPVGIINRTYIIKILHGQVFDTEKDIFISRERIKPRYLNYENRLINYLPEDIISHLEKIGKISKQLGYNTYLVGGIVRDIILGKKSLDIDLIVEGDAIHLAREYAKREKLPVHTFEEFMTAQITLKNGQKIDLATARKEIYTHPGAYPKVEKATIKEDLYRRDFTINTLAIEITEGRFGTLIDYFNGIKDIKDKVIRILHQLSFVEDPIRILRALRFAGRLSFKLGKHTEKLLKLAVDENMLEFAPTGRVNLEFTYTFNEEKVVDILMLMNRYKVLHSLIPEFYMDEKREEIISRVRDTIISFEMFLDIKIDRISNYLLSLLYHLPFEISYKFLEKYHFEKSKKFFEEYFDVKDKFRKIPEKNSELYKKIKFISKDLLVFICASSDIELSERIIKILKKEEEKKLLISGKDLQELGIKPSPIYKVIIDDVFKKYLDDEIKTKKEAIEYIKSKYREEIK, from the coding sequence TTGCAAGTAGTTTTTTTAACTGAGGGTGCAGACCTTGATGCACTTTCAACGGCTTATGGTATAACACTTTTATACCCTGAGGCAAAAATTTTGCTTCCTGGGGCTTTGTCCCCCGGGGTTAGACTGGTTTTAAAACATTTTGAAAAACTATTTGAAAACAGGCTGATAAAAAAAGAAGAATTATCCCAGATTAATACCCTTTTCCTTGCAGATACCAATAACTACAGAAAAGCCCTAAAAGAGCTAAATGAGTATGTATCCCCAGAAACTAAGATAGTTATCTTTGACCATCATCCTGTAAGAATAAAGCTCCCTAACAAAATAGAAAAACATATAAAAAAAACAGGTGCAGCAGCCACAATAGTGGTAAATAAAATAAAGCGACAGAAAATCCCTGTATCCCCTGACCAAGCAACAATACTTGCCCTTGGTATATATGAAGATACAGGCAGTTTCCTTTATGAGATAACAACTCCACAGGATTTAAGGGCAGCATCTTACCTGATATCAAAAGGTGCTGACCTGAATTTAATAAAAAATATAATTGAGGAAAAAATAGATATTCAGGAGATAGAAATAATCCACCAGATAGTTGATAATATTCAAAACTTTTATCTTAAAGACAAAAAAATCATATTTTCCACAGCTTACAGCAGCCAGTATATACCTGATATATCTTCTCATCTTCACATGATAAAACCGTTGCAGGAAGCAGATGCCTTTTTTATTCTGATTGCAGAAAAAACAAAAATTAGTATAATTGCCCGTTCAAAAACTCCTGAAATAGATGTAGGAAAGATAATGTCCTTTTTAGGTGGAGGGGGGCATTATACAGCTGCCAGTGCCACGGTAAAGGGTTTGACTGTTCAGGAGATAAAAAATTATATAGAAATGGTGCTTATCGGAGAAACCCATAAAAACAGAAAAATAAAAGAGTTCATGTCAGACCAGATAATCACAGTGAATAAAAACCAAAAGCTTTCTCAGATTAAAGACCTTCTTGATAAAGCACCTGTGCTTTTTGTTGTAAATAAAAACGGAAAATTTGAAGGAATAGTGATAACAAAGGTTTTAAAGGAAAGCCTCAAGCATGGCCTATCAGAAGCAAAAGTAGAAAATTTTATCATTGATAGTGTAATCACATTTGAGCCTGAAACAACTCTTGTTGAAGCAGAAAAACAAATCATAAACTCATCTCAGGAATACTTTCCAGTTTTAAAAAAGGGTAAGCCTGTTGGAATAATAAACAGAACCTATATAATCAAGATTTTGCACGGGCAGGTTTTTGACACAGAAAAGGACATTTTTATATCACGGGAAAGAATTAAACCCCGCTATCTTAATTATGAAAACCGCCTGATAAATTATCTACCTGAAGATATAATCTCCCATCTTGAAAAAATAGGAAAAATATCAAAACAACTTGGCTATAACACATATCTGGTAGGAGGAATAGTCAGGGATATTATCTTAGGTAAAAAAAGCCTTGATATAGACCTGATTGTTGAAGGAGATGCAATACATCTTGCCAGAGAGTATGCTAAAAGGGAAAAACTACCTGTACATACCTTTGAAGAATTTATGACAGCCCAGATAACCCTGAAAAATGGCCAGAAAATAGATTTAGCAACAGCCAGAAAAGAAATTTACACTCATCCGGGAGCATACCCAAAGGTAGAAAAAGCAACCATAAAAGAAGACCTTTATCGCAGAGATTTCACCATAAACACCCTTGCAATAGAAATCACAGAAGGCCGTTTTGGAACACTGATAGATTATTTCAATGGCATAAAGGATATAAAAGACAAAGTAATCAGAATTCTACACCAGCTAAGTTTCGTTGAGGACCCTATCAGGATACTCAGAGCCCTTAGATTTGCCGGAAGGCTTAGCTTTAAACTTGGTAAACATACAGAAAAACTGCTTAAATTGGCTGTTGATGAGAATATGCTTGAATTTGCTCCAACAGGCAGAGTAAATCTTGAATTTACCTATACTTTCAACGAGGAAAAAGTGGTTGATATTCTTATGCTAATGAACAGATACAAAGTTCTCCATAGTCTTATTCCTGAATTTTATATGGATGAAAAAAGGGAAGAAATAATCAGTAGAGTTAGGGATACAATTATCTCTTTTGAGATGTTTCTTGATATTAAAATAGATAGAATTTCCAACTATCTCCTTTCTCTTTTATACCATCTGCCTTTTGAGATTTCTTACAAATTTCTTGAAAAATACCATTTTGAAAAAAGTAAAAAATTCTTTGAGGAATATTTTGATGTAAAAGACAAATTCAGAAAAATTCCTGAGAAAAATTCTGAACTTTACAAAAAAATAAAATTTATCAGCAAAGATTTACTTGTCTTTATATGTGCCAGCAGCGATATTGAACTTTCAGAAAGAATTATAAAAATCCTGAAAAAAGAAGAAGAGAAAAAACTCCTCATATCAGGGAAAGACCTGCAGGAGCTTGGTATTAAACCATCTCCTATATACAAAGTCATAATTGACGATGTATTCAAAAAATATCTTGATGATGAGATAAAAACAAAAAAAGAAGCCATTGAATATATAAAATCAAAATACAGAGAGGAGATAAAATGA
- a CDS encoding TldD/PmbA family protein, with protein MERDKIISSISDLLSGYQWEIYISSIQTLKSISSNLAIESLTKSKETGVGVRIKKGEKIGFFYVSNPTEEKINKALQKAIQSLEISEDDPYIQFSTLTDNPVNLKIYDKYSAENLTDIEKSQIALEFEDKIRSKDSRITNIRNCSFIEKISEYTLINSNGVEISEKSTNYTIMAAAIATGKKDSQIAWGFKSSRFLADLDINKTSEEIVHNAVSLLGAKPISSQVIPALFPPYAFTQILEAFFPVFSGESLITEKTYLKDKLQEQIAPDFLTLIDSGLLNRKTGSRKYDDEGTSTQNTEIIKNGVFQTFLHSIYTANKASSSPTGNGFRSSFKDTPSVQPSNFYIENGNQPVKPEGKYFKVIEMMGLHTANPVTGDFSVGATGLLTQDGYEYPVSGITISGNFFELLRDIVQIGNDLKFYGRFGSPSVFVSRINIGGD; from the coding sequence ATGGAGAGAGATAAAATTATATCCTCAATTTCAGACCTTTTATCAGGTTATCAGTGGGAGATATATATATCCTCAATTCAAACTCTAAAATCTATTTCCAGCAATCTGGCTATAGAAAGCCTGACCAAATCAAAAGAAACAGGGGTAGGTGTTAGAATTAAAAAAGGAGAAAAAATCGGATTTTTTTATGTATCTAACCCAACAGAAGAAAAAATTAATAAAGCATTGCAAAAAGCCATCCAATCCCTTGAAATATCTGAAGATGACCCTTATATCCAGTTTTCAACCCTTACAGATAATCCTGTAAATCTGAAAATATACGATAAATACTCTGCAGAAAATCTGACCGATATTGAAAAATCACAGATTGCACTGGAATTTGAGGACAAAATAAGGTCAAAGGATAGCAGAATAACCAATATTAGAAATTGCAGTTTTATTGAAAAAATATCCGAATACACCCTGATAAACAGTAATGGGGTGGAAATCTCCGAAAAATCCACAAACTACACAATTATGGCAGCAGCCATAGCAACAGGAAAAAAAGACAGTCAGATTGCATGGGGATTTAAATCTTCCAGATTTTTGGCTGATTTAGATATAAACAAAACTTCAGAAGAAATAGTTCATAATGCTGTTTCCCTATTGGGAGCTAAACCTATTTCATCACAGGTAATACCTGCTTTATTTCCCCCTTATGCGTTTACACAGATTTTGGAAGCCTTTTTCCCTGTATTTTCAGGAGAAAGTCTCATAACAGAAAAAACATATCTTAAAGACAAACTACAGGAGCAAATAGCACCTGATTTTTTAACATTAATAGACAGCGGTTTACTTAATAGAAAAACAGGTTCCAGAAAATACGATGATGAAGGAACTTCAACTCAAAACACAGAGATAATCAAAAATGGAGTATTCCAGACATTCCTCCATAGTATATATACAGCAAATAAAGCCTCATCTTCTCCAACAGGAAACGGATTTAGAAGCTCTTTTAAAGATACCCCCTCAGTTCAGCCATCAAACTTCTATATAGAAAATGGCAATCAACCTGTAAAACCGGAAGGAAAATACTTCAAAGTAATAGAAATGATGGGGCTTCATACAGCAAATCCTGTTACAGGTGATTTTTCTGTAGGAGCAACAGGACTGCTTACTCAGGACGGATACGAATATCCGGTAAGTGGAATAACCATATCAGGTAACTTTTTTGAGCTACTTAGAGATATAGTCCAGATAGGTAATGACCTTAAATTTTACGGGAGATTTGGAAGTCCTTCAGTATTTGTTTCCAGAATAAATATTGGAGGAGATTAA
- a CDS encoding thioesterase family protein, whose translation MKLNYSRKVHFYETDAQGVVHHSNYPRYFEEARGYFLEKIGYPYHKVREELNIDVVLVELSVKYKNPLKYGDIFNIEFWISHMDRFFFDFDYVITVNKTQIATGKTKHACIDRFSRKLVSVPEVLRKGYGER comes from the coding sequence ATGAAACTAAACTACAGCCGAAAGGTTCATTTTTATGAAACAGACGCACAGGGGGTGGTTCACCACTCAAACTATCCCCGTTATTTTGAAGAGGCAAGGGGATATTTTTTAGAAAAAATAGGCTACCCCTATCACAAAGTAAGAGAAGAACTGAATATAGATGTAGTTCTTGTTGAGCTTTCTGTTAAATACAAAAACCCATTAAAATATGGGGATATTTTTAATATAGAGTTCTGGATTTCACATATGGACAGATTTTTCTTTGATTTTGATTATGTTATAACAGTAAACAAGACCCAGATTGCAACGGGAAAGACAAAACATGCTTGTATAGACAGATTTTCCAGAAAATTAGTTTCTGTTCCAGAGGTGCTGAGAAAAGGCTATGGAGAGAGATAA
- a CDS encoding phosphoglucomutase/phosphomannomutase family protein has translation MIKFGTDGWRAVIAKDFTFDNLLKVAQAHADHLKEKNGKKVVVGYDTRFMSENFAAAVAEVFSSNGFEVILSSTFCSTPALSLAARDFDADEGVMITASHNTYEYNGYKIKGGYGGPATPEIIGNVEKKLGNTSPKTGTTKWEEMDFNSHYIKTLKKYLTPGVFNQKPEKVIHDPMHGATIGLLNRILEDTLIDVIEINHFRDAFFGFKHPEPVEKNLPLLRGKTVAEEAVAGIANDGDGDRVGVVDEAGEFISTQIVFALLLLHTIRNKKTEGAIAKTVSTTYLVDRIAKKEGRKLYKTPVGFKYIADLFLKEKIAFGGEESGGYGFGFHIPERDGLLSGLMILEMIHLHGKSLTQLVEDLFSEFGTAYYKRLDLKVEGDQGRILVEKLKKEPLKEIAGFKVKETDLTDGVKLIFENDGWVLFRASGTEPVLRIYVEMPEKSEVDMILEESKKLIGG, from the coding sequence ATGATTAAATTTGGAACAGATGGATGGAGAGCAGTCATAGCGAAGGATTTTACATTTGATAACCTTCTAAAAGTAGCACAAGCACATGCAGACCATCTCAAAGAAAAAAACGGAAAAAAAGTAGTAGTAGGATACGACACCAGATTTATGTCAGAAAATTTTGCTGCAGCAGTTGCCGAAGTATTTTCATCAAACGGATTTGAAGTAATACTATCCTCCACTTTTTGCTCTACCCCTGCCCTTTCACTGGCAGCAAGGGATTTTGATGCAGATGAAGGAGTAATGATAACAGCCTCCCATAATACCTATGAATACAACGGCTATAAAATAAAAGGTGGATACGGAGGCCCCGCAACCCCAGAGATTATTGGCAATGTTGAGAAAAAATTAGGTAATACATCTCCCAAAACTGGCACTACCAAATGGGAGGAAATGGATTTTAATAGCCATTACATAAAAACATTAAAGAAATATCTTACCCCAGGGGTTTTTAATCAAAAACCTGAAAAAGTAATCCACGACCCGATGCACGGTGCAACAATAGGACTGCTAAACAGAATACTTGAAGACACTCTAATTGATGTTATCGAAATAAACCATTTTAGAGATGCATTTTTCGGTTTTAAACATCCTGAACCTGTGGAAAAAAATCTACCTCTTTTAAGGGGGAAAACTGTTGCTGAAGAAGCAGTAGCAGGTATTGCGAATGATGGAGATGGGGACAGGGTTGGCGTAGTAGATGAAGCAGGAGAATTCATAAGCACACAAATCGTATTTGCCCTTTTACTTCTCCACACAATAAGAAATAAAAAGACAGAAGGAGCAATAGCGAAAACAGTATCAACAACATATCTGGTTGATAGAATTGCTAAAAAAGAAGGAAGAAAGTTATACAAAACACCTGTAGGTTTCAAATATATTGCAGACTTATTCCTGAAGGAAAAAATAGCCTTTGGTGGTGAAGAGTCAGGAGGATATGGCTTTGGTTTTCATATTCCTGAAAGGGATGGATTATTATCAGGTCTTATGATTTTGGAAATGATACATCTCCACGGAAAATCCCTTACACAGCTTGTAGAAGATTTATTCTCAGAATTTGGAACAGCCTATTACAAAAGACTGGACCTGAAAGTAGAAGGAGACCAGGGAAGAATTCTTGTTGAAAAGCTGAAAAAAGAACCCCTAAAAGAAATAGCAGGATTTAAAGTAAAAGAAACAGACCTTACAGATGGAGTTAAGCTTATTTTTGAAAATGATGGCTGGGTGTTATTCAGAGCCTCCGGAACAGAACCTGTCCTTAGAATTTATGTTGAGATGCCAGAAAAATCAGAAGTTGATATGATATTAGAAGAAAGTAAAAAACTGATTGGAGGATAA